CGGGATCCGGATTGATGCCTCACGGAGTATGTGATGGACAACACATACTCCTCTCGGGATGTCTGTGCACCGGCGGCGAGTACAGAGATTCCAACGATCGTTGTTCACCTGCACATGGGGCGCCCGAGACCGATTTTCTAGGCTTGAAGACAAGCTTTCAGAGAACTAGCAAGACAACGAGGGGTTTCAACGATGAAGCGCATCGCCTTGGTCCATGAACGTGCCGTTTCCACTGCGGAGACCGGCGCTCACTGCCCGGCCTCGGGCAACTGGTTCCCGGAGGGCGATCCCTCCAAGGAGCAGTTCATCCCCGAGGGGCACGTGCTTCCCATGGTGGACGGGCGCCCCGCCGTGTGGGTGCGGCGGTCGAGCCGCCTCGCCCAGATGGCCTGACACCGCAGACGCGAGGGGAATCCCTCCGCATCGCCTGATGCACCCGAAGGATGCCGCCGGAGCGAGAGTCCGGCGGCATCCTGCGTTTCTCCGGCGTTGATTTATCCGGCGTTCCGGGCCGTGTTCAGCTCCGCGGGATGTCCAGATCGCTCAGCCTGAGTTCCTTCGTCTCTTTGGCACAGGCCACCGCGATGATCGAGATGACTCCCATGAGCGCCAGGTACAGGCCGATCGCCAGGCCGCTGCCGAAGGCCTGGTAGAGCGCCAGGGCGACGATCGGGGAGAGCGAGCCCGCCACGAGGGACGCGAGGTTGTAGGCGATCGACGTCCCCGAATAGCGCACCGACGTCGGGAAGAGCTCCGAGAAGAAGGCGCCGATCACCGAGCTGTAGGCGGCGAAGATCAGGAGGCCGCCCACGGCCGCGAGGATGATCATCCCGGGATTCCTGGTGTCCAGCAGGGCGAAGAAGGCGAAGCCCCAGGCGACCGTGGCCACGGACGCGGCGATCATCACCGGCTTGCGGCCGATCCGGTCCGCGAGGATCGCGAGCAATGGAATGGCCACCACGGCCACGGCCTGGCCGATCATCACGGCGTTCAGGCCGACCTGACGGTTGAGCTTCAGGATCTCCGTGACGTACGTGATGATGAACAGCGAGTAGATGTAGAAGCCGGCGTTCTCGCCCATCCGGCTGCCCGCCGCGATGAGGATCTCCCGCCAGTGCTTGCGGAAGACGGTGAAGACCGGCTGCTTGGCCGCCGTGCCGTGCTGCGCCTCGGCCTGTGCCTGAGAGGCCTTGAAGAGCGGCGTCTCCTGCACATAGAGCCGCAGGATGAGGCCGATGATCACGAGCACGGCGGACAGGCCGAAGGCGATGCGCCAGCCCCAGGCGAGGAACTCGGCCTGCGGCAGCACGGCGGAGAGGATGGCCAGGACGCCGGCGGCCAGAAGGTTGCCGAGCGGAGGGCCGACGTTCGGCCAGGAGGCCCAGAAGGCGCGCTTGGTGCTGTCGTCGCTGTACTCGGAGACGAGAAGCACCGCGCCGCCCCATTCGCCGCCGAGGGCGAAGCCCTGTACGAGACGCAGGAAGAGCAGCAGCAGGGGAGCCCAGACGCCGATCGAGGCGTAGGACGGGATGACGGCGATCAGGGCGGTCGCGATGCCCATCAGCAGAAGGCTGGCCACCAGGGTGGTCTTGCGGCCGTGCTTGTCGCCGTAGTGGCCGAGGACCAGCGCGCCCAGCGGCCGCGCCAGGAACCCGGCCGCGAACGTGCCCATGGCCAGCATGGTGCTCACCACGGGGTCTCCCGTGGGGAAGAACAGCTTGTTGAAGACGAGGGCCGCGGCCGTGCCGTACAGGAAGAAGTCGTACCACTCGACGGCGGTGCCGGCCAGGCTGGAGGCGGCGACCGCCGGGAGGGTGGTGTGTTTGCGCCGTTCCGGGCGGGTGACGGTGGGTGTGCTCATGTGAACCTCGTTGATGCCGGGGCCGCTGCGTCAGGGCGGCGGAGCCAGGGTGGAACGGTGATCCCCGGGCCGGGAATGTGACCGTACACACACTGTAGATTGTGTGTATACAACGTGTCTACGATTTTTCCGAGGTTGCTGAAGCGTGAAGCCGGAGGGTTGGAGCACGGTCGCGCCCGCGAGATGACAGTTGGCGCCCTCACCCGGCTCGGGTGAGGGCGCCAACTGTCATCTCGCGAAG
The nucleotide sequence above comes from Arthrobacter woluwensis. Encoded proteins:
- a CDS encoding MFS transporter; the encoded protein is MSTPTVTRPERRKHTTLPAVAASSLAGTAVEWYDFFLYGTAAALVFNKLFFPTGDPVVSTMLAMGTFAAGFLARPLGALVLGHYGDKHGRKTTLVASLLLMGIATALIAVIPSYASIGVWAPLLLLFLRLVQGFALGGEWGGAVLLVSEYSDDSTKRAFWASWPNVGPPLGNLLAAGVLAILSAVLPQAEFLAWGWRIAFGLSAVLVIIGLILRLYVQETPLFKASQAQAEAQHGTAAKQPVFTVFRKHWREILIAAGSRMGENAGFYIYSLFIITYVTEILKLNRQVGLNAVMIGQAVAVVAIPLLAILADRIGRKPVMIAASVATVAWGFAFFALLDTRNPGMIILAAVGGLLIFAAYSSVIGAFFSELFPTSVRYSGTSIAYNLASLVAGSLSPIVALALYQAFGSGLAIGLYLALMGVISIIAVACAKETKELRLSDLDIPRS